Proteins encoded in a region of the Tribolium castaneum strain GA2 chromosome 7, icTriCast1.1, whole genome shotgun sequence genome:
- the LOC657224 gene encoding remodeling and spacing factor 1 isoform X1, whose translation MASDNEATCESDPNFAVICAFMEKFGTTCGLQSIDFLLLQEMLENTQEVPQELIDLHIKLLRKSRKSVSNERWERAIIKFCHTFCSQDAWEIERFGYKKARLSSKIRVLKELLEMQFDYNTRFKAEINKMSAEELRSQPLGKDKQGHAYWYQDDINCQIRVYKEDPDEETWTLVAKDREGLVALMNELSDGDSKISSESAINEEDSNSLAEKPIIDTGQVDSSSSESKKLSGDSENSNESKENISQEEEEEEESAKRRRESDEENGEAKKAKLGESPIVGEEIEEEVMIFAGEGSGRECETGNEEKPSTSDKKDAKSDSDFVSINDSKNCVKNSPPQQYKLGTIIDTKTDNKFFNTVRSPTKKSRWDVETIIAKVEETPPKKPMFFFGPGCLQFKPAATVGFGQKVPQEKKNEDLDVLPTNAKGDIGYRIENEDTTPKHDNEDTVEPVPVVEETCIKKHAYICGEEEDTKVEDEKKSNVLITEDEENKLVEESNKEIEKPKENDPIIEEPKPLNEEIVKTVEEEEIKSEESVKIVEQTNVRNEESVKTSEEEETKSIGEEPKLLNEEIIKTVEKDEIISAGGEESPVPKEESLKRTKIENEESVIVTELSEQKREDICTTPHDEEIIEAKSSELDKDTNQRTEQIIEESVVKEIIDTKPSTVDEETINQLTEESLVKPQSEEIIAKPPKIDKEESLIEDTDKKIIEESANKPKCEEIIEAKPLKIDEESMVKAEMMEVGDDKVLKNEDSKIEEKLESKTVNSEETNEEKIGVSLENVKNDEKAVLNEEVLKEEKVPMVEEPSEPVLKEEISSVVEEPSKQTEEKVAVVEPLKSELKEENSSVVEETPKPSLKEVNASLVEEPQRSELKEEKVLVVEETKPELKEESASIVEELPKTELKEENSLSIDKAQKPELKEESPSVVEEIPKQKEEIVSLVEEPKPELKEEKPSVAKEPLKQKEEKVPLVEEPLKQKEEKVPLVEEPQKSESNDENVVVEALKPPESKEENTSVIEEPPKQEAKEENTLVEESEKPEIAVENASKPELKEEQNEEKEQKANNKRGRKNNSSEATPEDEKKPRITRRSTRSSKNGEKQSETIEELQAPTRRGRPRLSQKDENGKKMKMSEEIREESEDLKQASAASSPIAPETVIVESSNSSDIVEIQDKDPLGEEKPEETEEKPEATEEKPEETKEKPMSLANFSLDFTESTESPPVTRSGLRKRGRESPQNAEEIEETSGKRMKMKAKRAVDVKLRKSIEEQKKAELVSSDDDNKNEEKTKKPPKKSDEETKKEKTKNKNKRLLSNLGIDPERALEIEENQTIGVRQSRRIAQLKIKEEAERRKLEEEMVHETHKKKKSKKHEDKDYKVEKKKLKNEVDDEDQEEDSADSKKKKKKKKKHRKLFDEFNPWRSSSDSSSSEEEEEEEIAEEEEEELQYVSDHEFSPESDLEGDGEAQPLKRARTARKESDVEEVDDCPCQKCGKSDHPEWILLCDSCDNGWHCSCLRPPLLVIPEGDWFCPPCQHASLISKLQEKLKEYDKKLNKKEIEDRRKQRLAYVGISLNSVLPTKDTENIKKRRLSIEDEEEEDDEDDDEEEENDEDAEVGDEEDENSSSEESESGETESRTGSESDEPIYQLRQRRQAHSYRFNDYDELINSAIQDEMEAVKGAGNQGRGKDIATIVNAEKEEMKNEEIEPLPPVVPVNDKDRDAKPVFSEDEAIQSSRKKIIGRKKHRKLNSLDISSEDEDSDEDFKGTSSESDDDFDEDLGSEDSEDLSTARNRRRGEVIRRSTRARTSRYDADFIDDGDSESEEEAPRRKKKRSIWEESESEESDRSWGRRRKKPAKKTTTSSTTKKKSKKKKKEDSDVEVYKKKKPKIKFNDEGPGRRTRGKKINYVDALGSDSDEDRVKRPPPRIESEEEYVASEASDDEETVKKPEKVQIQSYTDARFTQILPEPKNILQEDGETELNPIDQINRNVEMMDENQMEKMMEEEEYANKQLQLVAQQLEKEKRRKEREAKKEFLQEPLVGNVIVNSENNDELSEPPGVSLPLFADLGEDEAKKRRQGKNKKSLEETVANLGKESNIEIAAPPQPFSQSQPTPSVITRMLQSKPGQPGYPIGAIRPKQFAAMPEDDPHFAQGVRPQLSTPYRFNHYPPRNPPPPLRAPLPPQLYHAHRPLDPSPSGGGTITMSDHSPARVVSPAAGSPGNKTETPPPPYSRPPVPPPVGRFPPRHMQMVPPHLQTTRPNLSPYHPPAYHYGQFGGQEDAATATAPAPPTLGVYQNAPYPPETTFEGVNHPGENSNSKTFDEEGGGEFGGLVSYFSSQREDDLES comes from the exons ATGGCGTCAGATAATGAAGCTACTTGTGAAAGTGATCCGAATTTCGCCGTTATTTGCGCTTTTATGGAGAAATTCGGGACAACATGCGGCCTCCAGAGCATCGACTTCCTGCTACTGCAAGAGATGCTCGAAAACACGCAAGAAG taccTCAAGAACTGATCGACCTCCACATCAAGCTCCTCCGAAAATCACGCAAAAGCGTCTCAAACGAGCGTTGGGAGCGAGCTatcataaaattttgtcaCACATTTTGTTCACAAGATGCGTGGGAAATCGAACGTTTCGGCTACAAAAAAGCTCGTCTATCTTCAAAAATACGAGTCCTTAAA GAACTCCTCGAAATGCAATTCGATTACAACACGCGTTTCAAGGCCGAAATCAACAAAATGTCGGCTGAAGAACTGCGCTCTCAGCCATTGGGCAAGGACAAACAAGGCCACGCCTACTGGTACCAGGACGACATCAACTGTCAAATCCGCGTGTATAAGGAAGATCCCGACGAAGAAACGTGGACTTTGGTTGCTAA AGATAGGGAGGGGCTAGTGGCGCTGATGAACGAATTGAGTGACGGCGATTCGAAGATCAGTTCGGAATCAGCGATCAATGAAGAAGATAGCAATAGTTTAGCCGAGAAACCTATAATTGACACAGGTCAAGTCGATTCTTCTTCTTCCGAATCGAAGAAACTGTCCGGCGATTCGGAGAATTCGAACGAATCGAAAGAAAACATATCACAGGAGgaggaagaagaagaagaaagtgcgAAGCGTCGACGCGAAAGCGATGAAGAAAATGGAGAAGCGAAGAAAGCGAAATTGGGCGAAAGTCCAATCGTGGGTGAAGAAATTGAAGAAGAAGTGATGATTTTCGCGGGTGAGGGTTCGGGTCGCGAGTGTGAGACTGGAAATGAAGAAAAACCGTCGACTAGTGATAAGAAAGACGCTAAAAGTGATAGTGATTTCGTCAGTATTAACGATTCGAAgaattgtgtaaaaaattctcctcctcAACAATACAAATTAGGTACAATTATCGACACGAAGActgacaataaattttttaatacggTTAGAAGTCCGACGAAGAAATCGCGCTGGGATGTCGAAACGATCATCGCAAAAGTTGAAGAAACACCACCGAAGAAACCGATGTTTTTTTTCGGTCCTGGATGTCTTCAATTCAAGCCGGCGGCGACGGTTGGCTTCGGACAAAAAGTGCCTCAGGAGAAGAAAAATGAAGATCTGGACGTGTTGCCAACGAACGCCAAAGGAGATATTGGCTATAGGATAGAAAATGAAGATACAACACCAAAACATGACAATGAAGATACTGTTGAACCAGTGCCTGTAGTTGAAGAAACCTGCATCAAAAAACACGCGTACATCTGCGGTGAAGAAGAAGATACCAAAGTTGAagacgaaaaaaaatcaaatgttttAATCACGGAAGATGAAGAAAACAAACTAGTTGAAGAATCTAATAAAGAgattgaaaaaccaaaagaaaaTGACCCAATTATTGAAGAACCAAAACCGCTTAACGAAGAAATCGTCAAAACTGTTGAAGAAGAAGAAATCAAAAGTGAAGAAAGTGTCAAAATCGTGGAACAAACAAACGTGCGTAACGAAGAAAGTGTCAAAACTAGTGAAGAAGAAGAAACCAAAAGTATAGGTGAAGAACCAAAACTGCTAAAcgaagaaattattaaaactgtaGAAAAAGACGAAATTATAAGTGCAGGTGGTGAAGAATCACCAGTTCCTAAAGAAGAAAGTTTAAAACGtactaaaattgaaaatgaagaaagtGTGATTGTGACAGAACTTTCGGAGCAAAAACGTGAAGATATTTGTACGACGCCACACGATGAAGAAATAATTGAAgcaaaatcttcagaattaGATAAAGATACGAACCAGCGAACTGAACAAATAATTGAAGAAAGTGTggttaaagaaataattgataCAAAACCTTCAACAGTTGATGAAGAGACCATAAATCAATTGACTGAAGAAAGTCTGGTTAAGCCACAAAGTGaagaaataattgcaaaacctccaaaaattgataaagaaGAGAGCTTGATTGAAGATacagacaaaaaaataattgaagaaAGTGCGAATAAGCCAAAATGTGAAGAAATTATTGAAGcaaaaccattaaaaattgATGAAGAAAGCATGGTTAAGGCAGAAATGATGGAAGTTGGTGAtgacaaagttttaaaaaatgaagattCGAAGATTGAAGAAAAGCTCGAGTCAAAAACCGTAAACAGCGAAGAAActaatgaagaaaaaattggAGTTAGTTTAGAAAATGTGAAGAACGATGAAAAGGCGGTATTAAACGAAGAAGTTTTGAAAGAAGAAAAGGTTCCAATGGTTGAAGAACCATCAGAACCAGTATTAAAAGAAGAAATTTCTTCAGTGGTTGAAGAACCATCAAAGCAGACGGAAGAAAAGGTTGCGGTGGTTGAACCATTAAAGTCGGAATTGAAAGAAGAAAATTCTTCCGTGGTTGAAGAAACACCAAAGCCGTCATTGAAAGAAGTAAATGCTTCGTTGGTTGAAGAACCACAGAGGTCGGAATTAAAGGAAGAAAAGGTTTTGGTGGTTGAAGAAACTAAACCAGAATTAAAAGAAGAAAGTGCTTCCATTGTTGAAGAACTACCAAAAACAGaattaaaagaagaaaattctTTAAGTATTGACAAAGCACAAAAGCCGGAATTAAAGGAAGAAAGTCCTTCCGTGGTTGAAGAAATACCAAAACAGAAAGAAGAAATTGTTTCGTTGGTTGAAGAACCTAAACCAGAATTAAAAGAAGAAAAGCCTTCCGTGGCTAAAGAACCATTGAAGCAGAAAGAAGAAAAGGTTCCGTTGGTTGAAGAACCATTGAAGCAGAAAGAAGAAAAGGTTCCGTTGGTTGAAGAACCACAAAAGTCGGAATCAAACGATGAAAATGTGGTGGTTGAAGCACTTAAACCACCAGAATCAAAGGAAGAAAATACTTCCGTCATTGAAGAACCACCAAAGCAGGAagcaaaagaagaaaataCTTTGGTGGAAGAATCAGAAAAGCCAGAAATTGCAGTAGAAAATGCCTCGAAACCCGAATTGAAAGAAGaacaaaatgaagaaaaagaGCAAAAAGCGAACAATAAACGCGGTCGCAAGAACAATTCATCTGAAGCAACCCCTGAAGACGAGAAGAAACCTCGAATAACACGCCGTTCGACCCGTTCTTCAAAAAACGGCGAAAAACAAAGCGAAACTATTGAAGAACTACAAGCACCGACACGACGTGGACGTCCACGTCTTTCTCAAAAGGACGAAAACGGGAAGAAAATGAAGATGTCTGAAGAAATTCGGGAAGAAAGTGAAGATTTGAAGCAAGCTTCGGCGGCTTCTTCACCGATTGCACCTGAAACTGTAATAGTGGAGAGTAGTAACAGCAGTGATATTGTGGAAATACAAGATAAAGACCCCTTGGGGGAAGAAAAACCTGAAGAAACCGAAGAAAAACCTGAAGCGACCGAAGAAAAACCTGAAGAAACTAAGGAAAAACCCATGTCTTTGGCGAATTTTTCGTTAGATTTTACAGAATCAACTGAATCACCACCTGTGACTCGAAGCGGTCTGCGAAAACGTGGTCGTGAAAGTCCGCAAAATGCTGAAGAAATTGAAGAAACGTCCGGAAAACGGATGAAAATGAAAGCGAAACGCGCCGTCGATGTGAAGTTACGCAAAAGTATCGAAGAACAGAAAAAAGCTGAATTGGTTAGTAGCGACGAtgacaataaaaatgaagaaaaaacgaAGAAACCGCCCAAAAAAAGCGACGAAGAAACCaagaaagaaaaaaccaaGAACAAAAATA AGAGGCTCTTGTCGAATTTGGGCATTGATCCTGAGCGGGCCTtggaaattgaagaaaatcaAACGATTGGTGTACGACAATCGCGCCGAATCGCCCAATTGAAGATTAAAGAAGAAGCGGAACGAAGAAAATTGGAGGAAGAAATGGTACATGAAACTCACAAAAAGAAGAAATCGAAGAAACACGAAGATAAG GACTACAAAGTCGAAAAGAAGAAATTGAAGAACGAAGTTGATGATGAAGATCAGGAGGAAGATAGCGCCGATtcgaagaaaaagaagaagaagaaaaagaagcatCGTAAATTGTTCGACGAATTTAATCCATGGCGTTCGAGCAGCGATTCAAGTTCGTcggaagaagaagaagaggagGAAATCGCTGAAGAGGAAGAAGAAGAATTGCAATATGTTTCAGATCATGAGTTTTCGCCCGAAAGTGATCTGGAAGGCGATGGTGAAGCACAGCCGCTGAAGAGGGCGCGGACAGCTCGCAAAG AATCGGACGTCGAAGAAGTAGATGATTGTCCTTGTCAAAAATGTGGCAAGTCAGATCATCCTGAATGGATTTTATTGTGTGACAGTTGTGACAACGGTTGGCATTGTTCTTGCTTAAGACCGCCCCTTTTAGTAATACCTGAAGGTGATTGGTTCTGTCCGCCATGTCAGCATGCTTCACTTATCAGTAAACTACAAGAAAAACTCAAAGAATACGATAAGAAATTGAATAAGAAAGAAATTGAAGATCGAAGAAAACAAAGATTGGCTTATGTTGGCATAAGTTTAAACAGTGTACTGCCAACTAAAGACACGGAAAATATCAAGAAGCGTCGTTTGAGTATTGAAGATGAGGAAGAAGAAGATGATGAAGATGACgatgaagaagaagaaaacgaTGAAGATGCTGAAGTTGGTGATGAAGAAGACGAAAATTCTTCGAGTGAAGAATCAGAATCGGGAGAAACCGAATCCAGGACTGGAAGTGAATCAGATGAGCCCATTTATCAACTAAGACAACGAAGACAAGCACACAGTTACCGCTTTAATGATTACGACGAATTGATCAATTCTGCAATTCAAGACGAAATGGAAGCTGTCAAAGGTGCAGGAAATCAAGGACGTGGTAAAGACATCGCCACAATTGTCAATgcggaaaaagaagaaatgaAGAATGAAGAAATCGAACCCTTACCACCGGTCGTCCCCGTCAATGATAAAGACAGGGACGCAAAACCGGTCTTTTCCGAAGATGAAGCAATCCAATCTTCACGTAAGAAAATCATCGGACGGAAGAAACACCGAAAATTGAACTCGTTAGATATCAGTAGTGAAGATGAAGATTCCGATGAAGATTTCAAAGGAACGAGTTCCGAGTCCGACGATGATTTCGACGAAGATTTAGGAAGTGAAGATAGTGAAGATCTGTCCACTGCTCGAAATCGGCGACGTGGCGAAGTTATCCGACGATCAACACGTGCCAGGACGTCACGTTACGACGCCGATTTCATCGATGACGGTGACAGTGAAAGTGAAGAAGAAGCACCGCGAAGAAAGAAGAAACGATCGATTTGGGAAGAATCCGAATCGGAAGAAAGCGATCGATCGTGGGGTCGAAGACGTAAGAAACCGGCGAAGAAAACTACAACTTCTTCGACGACAAAAAAGAAAtcgaaaaagaagaaaaaggaagatTCCGACGTCGAAGTGTACAAGAAGAAGAAACCGAAGATTAAGTTTAACGACGAAGGGCCGGGACGTCGAACACGAGGGAAGAAAATTAACTACGTGGACGCCTTGGGTTCCGACAGTGACGAAGATCGGGTGAAGAGACCGCCGCCTCGGATCGAAAGTGAGGAAGAATACGTCGCGAGCGAAGCGAGCGACGATGAAGAAACAGTGAAAAAACCCGAAAAAGTGCAAATCCAGTCGTATACCGACGCTCGCTTCACGCAGATTCTTCCCGAACCGAAGAACATTCTTCAGGAAGATGGCGAAACCGAGCTGAATCCCATCGACCAAATCAATCGGAACGTGGAAATGATGGACGAAAACCAAATGGAGAAGATGATGGAAGAAGAAGAATACGCTAATAAACAGTTACAACTGGTCGCCCAACAATTGGAGAAAGAAAAACGAAGAAAAGAACGCGAAGCGAAGAAAGAATTTCTTCAAGAACCGCTCGTTGGCAATGTTATTGTCAATTCGGAGAATAACGACGAACTGTCGGAACCGCCAGGCGTTTCGCTGCCGCTGTTCGCCGACTTGGGCGAAGACGAGGCGAAGAAACGAAGACAAGGGAAGAATAAGAAGAGTTTGGAGGAGACGGTGGCGAATTTGGGGAAGGAGAGTAATATTGAGATTGCAGCGCCGCCTCAGCCGTTTTCCCAAAGTCAGCCAACGCCCTCTGTGATCACGCGGATGTTGCAGAGCAAGCCTGGCCAACCGGGATATCCCATTGGGGCGATACGGCCCAAGCAGTTCGCGGCGATGCCTGAGGACGACCCACATTTTGCCCAAG GGGTTCGTCCACAACTCTCAACCCCTTACCGTTTCAATCATTACCCCCCTCGCAACCCCCCGCCTCCACTCCGCGCCCCTCTCCCCCCTCAACTCTACCACGCGCACCGCCCCCTCGACCCGTCCCCCTCCGGGGGCGGCACCATCACAATGTCCGACCACTCCCCCGCTCGTGTCGTATCGCCGGCGGCGGGCAGTCCCGGTAATAAAACCGAAACGCCACCTCCGCCCTACTCCCGCCCCCCGGTGCCGCCTCCAGTGGGGCGGTTCCCGCCGCGCCACATGCAAATGGTACCGCCACACCTCCAAACAACGAGGCCCAACCTCTCGCCCTACCATCCGCCAGCGTACCATTACGGCCAGTTTGGGGGGCAGGAGGACGCCGCCACCGCCACCGCTCCCGCACCCCCCACATTGGGGGTGTACCAAAATGCGCCCTATCCGCCTGAAACGACCTTCGAAGGCGTGAATCATCCGGGGGAGAACAGTAACAGTAAGACGTTTGACGAGGAGGGAGGGGGGGAGTTCGGGGGGCTAGTGTCGTATTTTTCGAGTCAAAGGGAGGATGATTTGGAGTCGTAA